In a single window of the Veillonella sp. genome:
- a CDS encoding CCA tRNA nucleotidyltransferase, with translation MMEQANRILTVLEEAGYEAYIIGGAVRDILMHQKPHDFDIVTSARPDTVIEVLRSQDIQTTDLVGKSFGVVVATLEGKQYEIATYRTERYGADSHRPEEIAYADTLEEDVLRRDFTVNGMAMNRFGEVIDLVGGRRDIKHKTLRTIGNAQQRFEEDALRLFRACRFVAKLDFLPSKDLLEAMPKAFHRVPGLSLERVRSELDRLMLEPAVAKGLDVLVQSRLAECSCRVVENGVAREVPILPELYHLVDLPQEKDFHEFDGWYHTLAVVSHTEPDLILRWGALLHDVAKGMPAVRAVINGRLTDRGHDTLGAEMTESLLSRLGYPKAFVRRVAWIVKNHMRFHYFVQNGEANEKKWIRKEARSGEFRDSQIMRIAWEQLSKVCAADVLGCGKPYASTDGTLTFGECMADLSLEMPIHTKDLNYDERVIKLAGKKVGEGLQYLLGQVQNGVIPNEPDALYDALDHKLRRPVEK, from the coding sequence ATGATGGAACAAGCCAATCGAATATTGACTGTATTAGAAGAAGCCGGTTATGAAGCCTATATCATTGGCGGAGCAGTGCGCGATATTTTGATGCATCAAAAGCCTCATGACTTTGATATTGTGACGTCTGCACGTCCTGATACGGTAATTGAAGTCCTACGAAGTCAAGATATTCAAACGACAGATTTAGTAGGAAAATCCTTTGGTGTAGTAGTGGCTACACTAGAAGGAAAGCAATATGAAATTGCAACGTATCGCACTGAACGATATGGAGCGGATAGTCATCGACCAGAAGAAATCGCTTATGCCGATACCTTGGAGGAAGACGTGTTGCGTCGTGACTTTACGGTCAATGGCATGGCTATGAATCGTTTTGGTGAGGTTATAGATCTAGTAGGGGGACGCCGAGATATCAAGCATAAGACATTGCGAACCATTGGCAATGCACAGCAACGCTTCGAAGAAGATGCATTGCGATTATTTAGAGCATGTCGTTTTGTGGCAAAGCTAGATTTCTTACCTAGCAAAGACTTATTAGAAGCTATGCCAAAGGCATTTCATCGTGTGCCTGGGCTATCTCTCGAGAGAGTTCGTAGTGAACTGGATCGACTCATGTTAGAGCCCGCTGTGGCTAAGGGCCTTGATGTATTAGTACAATCTCGCTTGGCCGAGTGCTCTTGTCGCGTTGTAGAAAATGGCGTCGCTCGTGAAGTGCCTATTTTACCAGAGCTATACCATCTTGTGGATTTACCACAAGAAAAAGACTTTCACGAATTTGATGGTTGGTATCATACATTAGCTGTTGTATCTCATACAGAACCAGATTTAATATTACGTTGGGGTGCACTGTTACACGATGTAGCAAAGGGTATGCCGGCGGTACGAGCTGTTATTAACGGACGTTTGACGGATCGTGGCCATGATACATTAGGTGCTGAAATGACAGAATCCTTGCTTTCTCGTTTAGGTTACCCTAAGGCTTTTGTGCGCCGAGTAGCTTGGATTGTAAAAAATCATATGCGCTTTCATTATTTTGTACAAAATGGGGAAGCTAATGAGAAAAAGTGGATCCGTAAAGAGGCTCGTAGCGGTGAGTTTCGAGATAGTCAAATTATGCGAATTGCATGGGAGCAATTATCTAAGGTTTGTGCTGCCGATGTGTTAGGCTGTGGGAAGCCTTATGCATCGACTGATGGCACCTTAACCTTTGGTGAATGTATGGCAGATCTTAGCCTAGAGATGCCTATCCATACAAAGGATTTAAATTATGACGAACGAGTTATTAAGCTTGCAGGGAAAAAAGTGGGGGAAGGATTGCAGTATTTATTAGGTCAGGTACAAAATGGGGTGATTCCCAATGAACCAGATGCATTATATGATGCATTAGACCATAAGTTACGCCGTCCAGTGGAGAAATGA
- a CDS encoding penicillin-binding transpeptidase domain-containing protein translates to MKLLNKALLRMSDWSRTTWCLAILMTVAFVLIGRLAQLQVFDTFDLEKKNLLQVQVDRKLQSPRGTIYDRNGKPLAMSVVTKSLYADPKMIKQSPQEIADLISPYVTMSKENIVKALQEDTAFVWLNRMMDADKSKAVQQVIKDNNIAGLNFVEESKRYYPNGVLAAQVLGFVGTDDKGLDGLEMVLDDELKGGVQQEIVATDNKGNAIFGSVLSKFLPDKGKSVTLTIDATIQFIAERALDKAMVDTGAKHASVIVMDPKTGEILAMANRPSYDPNNYNQSGEEAFKNIAVTNLYEPGSTFKPIIASAALAAGKWKLDTVYNDKGAFAANGHIIRNWNGEGYGPVRLLDILKYSINTGMAEIGTLTGADILSKYVRDYGFGSETGIELPGEGAGILYNPEDMSKLDVATMSIGQGIAVTPLQMVRAFGALSNGGAMMKPHIIKSYSNSQGDVTSTTETSVVGQPVPAETAKTIVDILEKEVSEGGGTKAMVEGYHFGGKTGTAQKLDTKHGGYLDGQYIASFIGFGPVEDPKFVVLVVIDDPQKGSYYGSQIVAPVFKDIVSQLVRYYQMSPYVKESTPVAVKAANTLPEPKPGSDGSVTLPNFTGFTYGEVRDWLHKAGLAFKPDGTGTATSQDESSGTTVQAGTAITVHFRR, encoded by the coding sequence ATGAAGTTATTAAATAAAGCGTTATTACGCATGAGTGATTGGAGTCGCACTACGTGGTGCCTTGCCATACTCATGACCGTTGCCTTCGTCCTTATCGGGCGTTTAGCACAGTTACAGGTCTTTGATACCTTTGACCTAGAGAAGAAAAACTTATTACAAGTTCAAGTAGATAGAAAATTACAATCGCCGCGCGGTACAATCTATGACCGTAATGGTAAGCCTTTGGCGATGAGTGTAGTTACAAAATCTTTATATGCGGATCCGAAGATGATTAAGCAGTCTCCTCAAGAGATTGCGGATCTCATATCGCCCTATGTAACGATGTCAAAAGAGAATATTGTGAAAGCTTTGCAAGAGGATACCGCCTTTGTCTGGTTGAATCGTATGATGGATGCAGACAAATCAAAAGCGGTACAACAAGTTATTAAGGATAATAATATTGCAGGCCTCAATTTCGTCGAAGAATCTAAGCGCTATTATCCAAATGGTGTATTAGCGGCACAAGTATTAGGCTTTGTCGGCACTGATGATAAAGGTCTTGATGGTCTAGAAATGGTTCTTGATGATGAATTAAAGGGGGGCGTACAACAAGAAATTGTAGCTACTGATAATAAAGGGAATGCCATCTTTGGTTCCGTACTATCTAAATTTTTACCAGATAAGGGTAAAAGCGTAACCTTAACCATTGATGCAACAATTCAATTTATTGCAGAACGCGCTCTTGATAAGGCGATGGTTGATACAGGAGCTAAGCATGCGAGCGTTATCGTTATGGACCCAAAGACCGGTGAAATATTAGCGATGGCTAATCGTCCAAGTTATGATCCTAATAACTACAACCAAAGTGGTGAAGAGGCTTTCAAAAATATTGCGGTTACCAATTTATATGAACCAGGTTCTACATTCAAACCTATCATTGCATCTGCAGCTCTTGCAGCAGGCAAATGGAAGTTAGATACTGTGTATAATGATAAAGGGGCCTTCGCTGCCAATGGACATATCATTAGAAACTGGAATGGTGAGGGATATGGTCCTGTTCGTTTGCTAGATATTTTGAAGTACTCTATTAATACTGGTATGGCTGAAATTGGTACATTAACAGGTGCAGATATTCTCTCGAAATATGTACGTGATTATGGCTTTGGTTCTGAAACAGGTATTGAATTGCCTGGTGAAGGAGCAGGTATTTTGTATAATCCAGAGGATATGAGTAAGCTAGACGTTGCTACTATGTCCATTGGTCAAGGTATTGCGGTTACACCATTACAAATGGTTAGAGCCTTTGGTGCACTTTCTAATGGTGGGGCTATGATGAAACCACATATCATCAAGTCTTATAGTAACTCTCAAGGCGATGTAACAAGTACGACTGAAACATCTGTTGTGGGACAACCAGTTCCGGCGGAAACCGCTAAAACCATTGTAGATATTCTAGAAAAAGAAGTATCTGAAGGTGGCGGTACAAAAGCGATGGTAGAAGGTTATCACTTCGGCGGTAAAACTGGTACGGCGCAAAAACTAGATACCAAACATGGCGGTTATCTCGACGGACAATACATTGCGTCCTTTATTGGCTTTGGCCCTGTAGAGGATCCAAAATTTGTAGTTCTTGTCGTTATTGATGACCCACAAAAGGGTTCTTATTATGGTAGTCAAATTGTAGCCCCTGTATTTAAGGACATCGTATCTCAACTTGTACGGTATTACCAAATGAGTCCGTATGTTAAAGAAAGTACACCAGTAGCTGTTAAAGCTGCTAATACATTACCTGAACCAAAACCGGGAAGTGATGGTTCTGTTACATTGCCTAACTTTACTGGTTTTACTTATGGTGAAGTACGTGATTGGTTACATAAGGCGGGACTTGCCTTTAAACCGGATGGAACTGGTACGGCTACATCTCAAGATGAAAGTAGCGGTACAACTGTTCAGGCTGGTACAGCAATTACTGTTCATTTCCGTAGATAA
- a CDS encoding bifunctional 5,10-methylenetetrahydrofolate dehydrogenase/5,10-methenyltetrahydrofolate cyclohydrolase: MIELRGKAVADAHKAILQEKVAAVGDSVITMAVLLVGEDHGAHMYATFMEKTAKNFGYGFVLKQLPETATQDEVVTALQELNNDAAVHGILPLMPMPKHIDTEALIDMLDPKKDIDGLTTYNIGLVTAGKGGFAPCTAKACMAILNHYDIPVEGKHVVVIGRSQVIGKPVALMTLGAHGTVTMCHSRTPDLAEQVKRGDIVIAAAGRAHMITADMIKPGAVVIDVGINELEGKTVGDVDYEAVKDIASAITPVPGGVGSVTTTMMLEAVYEAYHA, from the coding sequence ATGATCGAATTACGCGGTAAAGCAGTAGCAGATGCTCACAAGGCGATTTTACAAGAAAAAGTTGCAGCAGTAGGGGACTCTGTAATTACTATGGCAGTATTACTTGTTGGTGAAGACCACGGTGCTCATATGTACGCTACATTTATGGAAAAGACAGCAAAGAATTTTGGCTATGGCTTTGTATTAAAACAATTACCTGAAACGGCTACACAGGATGAAGTGGTGACAGCATTGCAAGAATTAAATAATGATGCGGCTGTTCATGGAATTTTACCGTTAATGCCGATGCCTAAACACATTGATACAGAGGCTCTTATCGATATGCTAGATCCTAAAAAAGATATCGATGGTTTAACTACGTATAATATTGGCCTTGTAACTGCTGGCAAAGGGGGCTTTGCCCCTTGTACTGCTAAGGCGTGCATGGCAATTTTAAATCACTACGATATTCCTGTAGAGGGGAAACATGTGGTAGTAATCGGTCGTAGCCAAGTGATTGGCAAACCAGTAGCGCTTATGACTCTCGGTGCACATGGTACGGTTACAATGTGCCATTCTAGAACTCCTGATTTGGCAGAGCAAGTAAAACGAGGCGATATCGTTATTGCTGCAGCGGGTCGTGCTCATATGATTACAGCAGATATGATTAAGCCAGGTGCTGTTGTTATCGATGTAGGCATTAATGAACTAGAAGGTAAGACGGTAGGCGATGTTGATTATGAAGCGGTAAAAGATATTGCGTCTGCAATTACTCCAGTGCCTGGTGGTGTAGGCTCTGTAACGACTACTATGATGCTTGAAGCTGTATATGAGGCATACCATGCATGA
- the hypA gene encoding hydrogenase maturation nickel metallochaperone HypA: MHEMSIAEGILDVALDTLRQHDASVIHSVQLDLGLMSGVEPDSLLFCWEAVTKGTAAEGSRIEINTIPIEGKCLDCDKTFPVENYKFICPYCDSHFVQTIGGRELQVTSMDID; this comes from the coding sequence ATGCATGAGATGTCTATAGCAGAAGGTATACTTGATGTAGCCCTCGATACGTTACGACAACACGATGCATCTGTGATTCATTCCGTTCAACTCGATTTGGGCCTTATGAGTGGAGTAGAGCCAGATTCTCTCCTATTTTGCTGGGAAGCCGTTACAAAAGGGACTGCCGCAGAAGGTTCTCGTATAGAAATTAACACGATTCCTATTGAAGGAAAGTGCTTGGATTGTGATAAAACATTTCCTGTAGAAAATTATAAGTTTATCTGTCCCTATTGTGACAGTCATTTCGTACAAACCATTGGTGGCCGCGAACTACAAGTGACCTCCATGGATATCGATTGA
- the hypB gene encoding hydrogenase nickel incorporation protein HypB, whose amino-acid sequence MQVQVKTNVLAKNDAIAESLQQLFKEKNIFVFNLLGSPGAGKTSLLEATLHDLKKDYRLAVIEGDLFTAKDAERIHELGVPVIQINTVGGCHLDAQMIQDALGDLNLDELDMIIIENVGNLVCPAEFEIGESMKVTVLSVTEGEDKPLKYPLIFKESKAILINKIDLLPYVPFKKDKAIQDIRNLNPTGEIFEVSCTAHNGLEPWLTWLRAQLESNR is encoded by the coding sequence ATGCAAGTTCAAGTTAAAACTAATGTATTGGCAAAAAATGATGCCATTGCAGAGTCCTTACAACAGTTGTTTAAGGAAAAAAATATTTTTGTATTCAATCTATTAGGTTCTCCAGGGGCTGGTAAAACATCTCTGTTAGAGGCAACTTTACATGATTTGAAAAAAGATTACCGCCTTGCTGTTATTGAAGGTGATTTATTTACTGCTAAGGATGCGGAACGGATTCATGAATTAGGCGTTCCTGTTATTCAAATCAATACAGTGGGAGGTTGCCATCTTGATGCACAAATGATTCAAGATGCACTAGGTGATTTAAATCTTGATGAACTGGATATGATCATTATCGAGAATGTAGGTAACCTTGTATGCCCTGCAGAATTTGAGATTGGTGAAAGCATGAAGGTAACTGTATTATCTGTTACTGAAGGTGAGGATAAGCCTCTTAAATACCCATTAATCTTTAAAGAGTCAAAGGCTATCCTCATTAATAAGATAGATTTATTGCCTTATGTACCTTTCAAAAAAGATAAGGCCATACAAGATATACGTAATTTGAATCCAACAGGAGAGATTTTTGAAGTAAGTTGCACGGCCCATAATGGACTTGAGCCATGGTTGACATGGTTGCGTGCACAATTGGAGAGTAATCGATGA